The sequence TTTCTTAGGTGCTGGGGATGAAGGTGTTTTCCACTGTGAGCTCGGAACTTTTGTTTCTGGGTCTTAATCATAAACCCACGACTCATCACCAGTAGCAATCGAGGATAAGAATGCTGCATCAGCTACGCTTCTCTCAAACAACTCGGAAGAAATGGCAAAACGTGACTCCTTTTGTTCAGCAGTTAGGATCCGCGGGACAAACTTTGCAGTGACGCGTCTCATATTCAAATCGTCTGTCAATACGGCTTGCACAGATCCGAAAGAGAGGTTTGTTTCTTCTGATATTTCTCGGATGGTTAAACATCTGTTAGATTGGGTGATAGTTTTGACAGCAGCGATGTTGTCATCGTTACGAGATGTTGATGGACGACCACTTCTATCATTATCGTCTAGAGATTCCTTTCCTTCTTTAAACCTCCCAAACCACTTGCAAACAGTTTTGTGTGTGACAGCTGTGTCTTCGTAAGCTTGTCGAAGCATTTGATGGGTTTCTATAgccgaaatattaagtttgaaacAAAATTTAATGTTTGCACGTTGTTCAAGCTTCAACATTTTACTCAGTCCGCCGGACGCCACAACAACGACTACACTCTACGGCTTCTTGTATTACACTGACGCACACTGGAACTCTTCCTCCTGTCACAGCACGCGCGTACGATACTATCTCAAAGCTAGGCTACTTTAGCTCCACCTGGGGAAATAAATATTACAATATCGGACAtgtttaccgaactttttgatcacccctcgtatatatatatatacatatatatatatatatatatatatatatatatatatatatatatatatatatatatatatatatatttatatatatatatatatttacttgctctaagatttccttaccaatccccttacaacgtgcttCACTAAGGGCCAAAACATCCAACATATATTCcatgaattcattctccacttggtgtaacttcccaatctgattcatggtttaacatttcaattgccaattttcaatttttctctagTAATTATAAACCTAGAGATtattagcaccctgctacgccctaTACTGgggttcattttctctttccataaactaatcaaatccatagagaattcattggctagattcatcaaaggatagccagttccttgtgatgtgcagtgcctatctaactaaggtgaGTGACCCTTGCTGGACTATACTAGTTCTAGTaggatcatccgccaggcatcaggaatagaagccaaaaagacaacttgtctctcgccttaaagcaaatccgtcaccctgctgtcagtgactttATCGTGATTTATGGGGGCATTTCCtcacacccaaagctctcgttaCTCAAACAAGTTGTTCATCCGCTAATATAACAGTTGCCAAACgcagattgctaagatataccacctagcatggtatatatatatatatatatatatatatatatatatatatatatatatatatatatatatatatatatatatatatatatatgcataaaaaatcactggaaaacgtgatgctcagatgcagaagaaccacagaaaaaatgaaaatatgaaatataagattaagtcctgactagtttcgtgatacttgttgtggattaaagccaacagttcttgttggaacgggccattcccttggtcggcccgtagtatgatacttcttcagaggactgatttattgagagaggtttctttacattttatagggaaagtaaacgtacaaacatacatatagaggcttataaaACAATGACACTCATATACCAGttacctgggcagttatcaggtgtttactgggcagagatcaaacctcattagacacctgccaaaaagggtaatttctggtgactggtaaattcttgttttgactttcaatacagtttatttatatgaataacggtaaccttatctacataaatacataagcaaaactatatgtatatataaaacacatctatatataaatatataaaaatacatatacatacgtatacacagacaggcattcatactcACATATGCATAatatctcttccttgagggtacactcgggcacgctgttctgtcttgcttctcttcttgttttgttaaacttgttatagtttatatgtaaacatttattttattgttgttactgttcttaaaattgttgattacttctcttatttccttgtttcttttcctcactgggctattttctttgttggagcccctggcttatagcaccttgattttccaactagggttgtatcttagccagtaataataataataataataataataataataataaataataatgatactgtaggtcagctaacatcctattaccaatccagtccaatccttcatcgtcttcaactgttctgtgcattacaaaatccatgaagaggataaacaacataggtgacaacacattccctttatatagataaggctaccgttattcatataaataaactgtattgaaagtcaaaacaagaatttaccggtcaccagaaattaccctttttggcaggtgtctaatgaggtttgatctccgcccagtaaacacctgataacttcccaggtagctggtatgggagtgccattgttctataagcctccatatgtatgttcgtacgtttactttccctataaaatgtaaagaaacatcttaataaatcagtcctctggagaagtataacaaaactagtcaggacttttcttatatttcgtattttcattttcactgtggttcttctgcatatatatacatacataaatatatatatatatatatatatatatatatatacatatatatatatatatatatatatatgtgtgtgtgtgtgtgtatatatatgttagtgtatatatatatatatatatatatatatatatatatatatatataaatatgtatatatatatatttatatatatatatatatatatatatatgtgtgtgtgtgtgtgtgtatatgttagtatatatatatatatatatatatatatatatatatatatatatatatatgtatatatatatgtgtgtgtgtatatgttagtatatatatatatatatatat comes from Palaemon carinicauda isolate YSFRI2023 chromosome 3, ASM3689809v2, whole genome shotgun sequence and encodes:
- the LOC137636474 gene encoding protein GVQW3-like yields the protein MNQIGKLHQVENEFMEYMLDVLALSEARCKGIETHQMLRQAYEDTAVTHKTVCKWFGRFKEGKESLDDNDRSGRPSTSRNDDNIAAVKTITQSNRCLTIREISEETNLSFGSVQAVLTDDLNMRRVTAKFVPRILTAEQKESRFAISSELFERSVADAAFLSSIATGDESWVYD